A genomic segment from Sphingomonas oryzagri encodes:
- a CDS encoding DUF5695 domain-containing protein: protein MSDFSRREMVALSAALPLVAQSGTAGATQPKTHPSSASALSLTLCPQTGVAIGLTPPDAGPFSFVPKRKAPVASGLYALGDIDIRYRTGGDWQDLSSAFHRAQPRALAPASGEIAAAELPLPPSSPLTVTRHWLHEGGDLVLRFTLRNRSAAPVEIGGLGLAMPFDNILTGRTLEQAHEQACFADPYVGLDAGYLQVTRLNGKGPALLVLPEAGTPFEAYMPIADGTGDGGAPALLKDSTKRELTFEGFYRWMIASKGFADREWRGADQWNTPTAFTLQPGEARTVGVRFVLAPSIRGIETRLEAAGRPVAIGIPGYVLPADLPGDLFVRAAGAITIAEVSPAGALAVSDAGMAGGWRRFRIEGKGWGRARLTLHHADGGRQAIHYFVTKPAETASADLGRFLFTRQWYEDEADRFGRSPSIMSYDRERDAIVTQEKRVWIAGLSDEGGAGSWLAAIMKQLDNPVAEEVAKFERFHVGVIERHLQTPDYGVRKSLFHYDPTRPQDYDPAIDWTTWAAWKPDQANSIVRSFNYVHVAAAQWVLYRLARNRTGLVTAHDWRWYLERAANTAIAMPKLAPDYVKFGQMEGDVFVAILADLRREGMATLADPLEAAMRERAKTWSSEAYPFGSEMPWDSTGQEEVYVWMRHFGDEAKAALAREVILGYDPLIPHWGYNGSARRYWDFLFAGKTARIERQLHHYGSSLNAIPLFDSFRRDPADIHLLRVAYGGLMGSLTNIDRDGFGACAFHSYPDMMRFDAYSGDYGMSYFGHAFATASYLVRHPDFGWVGFGGVVSEGAGRVSIAPKDSARSRLFLASEKLWLVLEAGRIAEAHLDPATGEIELVLDAADAHTPAARLVIEGGHRLSGSYGIERGAHVVPLGTGQTRIRLARA, encoded by the coding sequence GTGTCGGATTTCAGTCGCCGGGAGATGGTCGCGCTGTCGGCGGCCCTTCCCCTCGTAGCACAATCCGGCACGGCTGGTGCAACCCAGCCGAAGACGCACCCGTCATCCGCCTCGGCACTGTCGCTCACGCTCTGCCCGCAGACCGGCGTGGCGATCGGACTGACGCCTCCCGACGCCGGCCCGTTCAGCTTCGTGCCCAAGCGCAAGGCACCGGTCGCCTCGGGCCTCTATGCACTGGGCGACATCGACATCCGCTACCGCACGGGCGGCGACTGGCAGGATCTCTCCAGCGCCTTCCACCGCGCGCAACCCAGGGCGCTCGCCCCCGCATCGGGTGAGATCGCGGCGGCCGAACTCCCGCTTCCCCCCTCCTCGCCCCTCACCGTCACCCGACACTGGCTGCACGAGGGCGGCGATCTCGTCCTCCGCTTCACGCTCCGCAACCGCAGCGCCGCGCCGGTCGAGATCGGCGGCCTCGGCCTCGCCATGCCGTTCGACAATATCCTGACCGGCCGCACGCTGGAACAGGCCCACGAACAGGCCTGCTTCGCGGATCCCTATGTCGGGCTGGACGCGGGCTATCTGCAGGTGACGCGGCTCAACGGCAAAGGCCCGGCGCTGCTGGTGCTGCCCGAAGCCGGCACGCCGTTCGAGGCCTATATGCCGATCGCCGACGGCACCGGCGACGGCGGCGCGCCCGCCTTGCTGAAGGACAGCACCAAGCGCGAGCTGACCTTCGAGGGCTTCTACCGCTGGATGATCGCCAGCAAGGGCTTCGCCGATCGCGAGTGGCGCGGCGCCGATCAGTGGAACACCCCCACCGCCTTCACGCTCCAGCCCGGCGAGGCGCGCACCGTCGGCGTCCGCTTCGTCCTCGCGCCTTCGATCCGGGGCATCGAGACGCGGCTGGAGGCGGCGGGCCGCCCGGTCGCGATCGGTATCCCCGGCTACGTGCTGCCCGCCGACCTGCCCGGCGACCTGTTCGTCAGGGCGGCCGGCGCGATCACCATCGCCGAGGTCTCGCCCGCCGGGGCGCTCGCCGTGTCGGATGCGGGCATGGCCGGCGGCTGGCGGCGCTTCCGGATCGAGGGCAAAGGCTGGGGCCGCGCCCGCCTCACGCTCCACCATGCCGATGGCGGGCGGCAGGCGATCCATTATTTCGTGACCAAGCCGGCGGAAACCGCCTCCGCCGATCTCGGCCGCTTCCTGTTCACCCGGCAATGGTATGAGGACGAAGCCGACCGCTTCGGCCGCAGCCCCTCGATCATGAGCTACGATCGCGAACGCGACGCGATCGTCACCCAGGAGAAGCGCGTCTGGATCGCGGGGCTGAGCGACGAGGGCGGCGCCGGATCGTGGCTGGCCGCGATCATGAAGCAGCTCGACAATCCGGTGGCGGAAGAGGTCGCGAAGTTCGAGCGCTTCCATGTCGGAGTGATCGAACGCCACCTCCAGACGCCCGACTATGGCGTGCGCAAGAGCCTGTTCCACTACGATCCCACCCGCCCGCAGGATTACGACCCGGCGATCGACTGGACGACGTGGGCGGCATGGAAACCCGATCAGGCCAATTCGATCGTCCGCTCCTTCAACTATGTCCACGTCGCCGCCGCGCAATGGGTGCTGTACCGGCTGGCGCGCAACCGCACCGGGCTGGTCACGGCGCACGATTGGCGCTGGTATCTGGAGCGCGCGGCCAACACTGCCATCGCCATGCCGAAGCTCGCGCCGGACTATGTGAAGTTCGGGCAAATGGAGGGCGACGTCTTCGTCGCGATCCTCGCCGATCTGCGGCGCGAGGGGATGGCAACGCTCGCCGATCCGCTGGAAGCCGCGATGCGCGAGCGGGCGAAGACGTGGAGTTCGGAAGCCTATCCGTTCGGCAGCGAGATGCCGTGGGATTCCACCGGCCAGGAGGAAGTCTACGTCTGGATGCGCCACTTCGGCGACGAGGCCAAGGCGGCGCTGGCCCGCGAGGTGATCCTCGGCTACGATCCGCTGATCCCGCACTGGGGCTATAATGGCAGCGCGCGCCGCTACTGGGATTTCCTGTTTGCCGGCAAGACCGCGCGGATCGAGCGGCAGCTCCATCATTATGGCTCGTCGCTCAACGCGATCCCGCTGTTCGACAGCTTCCGGCGCGACCCCGCCGACATCCACTTGCTGCGCGTCGCTTACGGCGGCCTGATGGGATCGCTCACCAACATCGATCGCGACGGCTTCGGCGCGTGCGCCTTCCACTCGTATCCGGACATGATGCGGTTCGACGCCTATTCGGGCGATTACGGCATGAGCTATTTCGGCCATGCCTTCGCCACCGCGTCCTATCTGGTGCGGCATCCCGATTTCGGCTGGGTCGGCTTCGGGGGTGTCGTGAGCGAGGGTGCCGGCCGCGTCTCGATCGCGCCGAAGGACAGCG